One window of the Saccopteryx bilineata isolate mSacBil1 chromosome 2, mSacBil1_pri_phased_curated, whole genome shotgun sequence genome contains the following:
- the GPR179 gene encoding probable G-protein coupled receptor 179, with product MGTRNVVMPPPVCRLLGCCFLCGWAQGGLQPLRSLPLLPSQVEPGYVPMLVPPEGTEAALAFLYSGDAQKLLGANCSEHYEVQGAGASLGLPPILGRAAGTLAQATNFLNMLLQANDIRESSVEEDVEWYQALVRSVAEGDPRAYRALLTFNPPPGASHLQLALQATRMGEETILQDLSGNKALEESLTGGLDPPALQKRVLTNDLGSLGSPKWPRGDGYLGDMQHVKLSPPFLECQEGQLRPGWLITLSATFYGLKPDLSPETRGQVQMDVDLQSVDINQCDSGPGWYSNTHLCDLNSTQCIPLESQGFVLGRYLCRCRPGFYGANHSGGLEENATQPTGQFGSPQGSSRRLLQCQPCAESCTSCMDATPCLVEEALALRAAVLACQACCMSAVFLSMLLSYRCRQSKRIRASGVVLLETILFGSLLLYFPVFILYFKPSLFRCIALRWVRLLGFATVYGTIILKLYRVLQLFLSRTAQRGPHVSSGQLLRRLGLLLLLVLGFLVVWTVGVLERNILNMPLVTQGHTPMGRHFYLCHHDRWDYIMVVAEMLLLCWGSFLCHATRAVPSAFHEPRYMGFALHNELLLSAAFHAARFVLVPSLHPDWTLLLFFFHTHSTVTATLALIFIPKFWKPGAPPREEMVEEVYEDELDLQRSGSYFDSSTASAWSQRSLDPGDIRDELKKLYAQLEVHKTKEMAANNPHLPKKRGGSRQGLGRSFMRYLAEFPEALARQHSRDLGSPGRSSLPGSSRRRLLSSSSQAPEGPRALRKSRSTYDHSHRREQDPPLLDSLLRRKLARRASRAESRGSARGPPALGVKSASAHNLTVGETLPRARPAALQKSLSVMAASSEKALLVASQAYLEETYQQAKEREERRKAEAALASPVRRLSARRLERARGAPLSAPPSPAKDSSMDGSCSSGKLQEEAARGRPHPPLQHQVSTPAMALSGSCLGEPRMLSPTSTLAPALLPAPGPVLAPFSVPSPNPSLLTFICPWENADLPVKKETVAQEGPSGPEQGHHSPAPARARLWRALSVAIEKRGAGGDGMDADDRRLQGEAEEVDEDRPKVFSKSHSLRSPVHQGSVRSLGLAIKALTRSRSTHTEKDGREGSPEGEKGRVSGEGVGACPRSPRPGGRKVVSKQAALAPCEDEESLQNQQNAHTSRMLSVGYQEGNREQEDRGRRTTQGQGEGNDERAGKTGPAARRQVRQGTVGDKNAEQAKEAPAGKQDLLKADLQPLSSADCRVAEVCPWEVTESEPCLPASSKAEICPWEVSEGGPARGMLRQDLDGSQEESEPKDGAAIARKKPERLVGGQEAVCPWENADPRGLSPQSAPQDSERPKGRSEVGGSMEARQVEKCQQKVTGPEAGTPDITKAELCPWETSEGGEKEKPPDITKAELCPWETSEGGENGKPSQEGVKKLPQEKQNAPQKATCRKEQKQDRDVASLCSWERTDFRGPLAISSEAPGTPECSGSLVEVCPWEAAEAPAIKKAEICPWELSDEAVGKELLCQGPGGQSVQEESQASSKGLFGETGEQTGEVVQTPSPQQGLACPWENTAPGHSSPCLDNSSPRAGGQLLSNGRSTAMQLCPQGDPKGGESQKNKEKTPETPGIKDVTAWEKPEGRLQKQEAICPWEGMDPGSFPPQPGPQDTDRPRASLQVAGSVGSKTAAICPWDVEDSLSAEKAEICPWEVSAGTGDERVLGVEAIRTLPNSTGKDSADSGPSEIAITAPKNPERPAQEREVACPWESVAPGGPSQHSDTVATGGLNAGLQEQGHVGCRPAEVCPWEVEEASASDKVKICPWEVNGATGKGLEQETASGSAGPREETPERGRLAPLEGDISTAETKLSQEREALCPWEKNLREPWTEAPKVSDSPSSMSSKVSEGHSLEGNDEVGEKGDQIPDPETGSLQEHVTQEKAPSSKAEVTAEDGGKADSELQPLCSGEGAAVSSSYSETQCPDQLKAGSQKLVRVGDRCAEVCPWDTPAPDARKPDSSAKAEVCPWGVTEGIPEGMSTQNGKGEPEEEKERASEKPEPAAGAVQDKPERAGGVQEAVYPRESQDSGGLSPPPAPRASDRSRGTSEAAGSVEARAAEVCPWETVEAPSAKRADVCPWQMSKAAAAAAQERGPEEEVDREPQRQGELFLQKAESGRIAEHISKAAAKGSKEQETVCPWEGTGSDGLSPQPDALDTDQAKVSPHGASSIGGRMAELCQWEITDPEGNKIKGTMADICPWEGTGAPSEESGLLALTATQTEIFFPRAPENPPRLSVQRPLGGSLPGSKSPRPKVSEPASSFTVEGVREFQGPSGLEPRTSLAAGPSLQEAESQNSSSLTEDQGEVASTAPHEELAPPTVYPWDWE from the exons ATGGGCACTAGGAATGTGGTTATGCCCCCTCCTGTGTGCAGGCTGCTGGGCTGCTGTTTTCTCTGTGGCTGGGCTCAGGGGGGTCTGCAGCCCCTCCGCTCTCTGCCCCTGCTGCCCTCCCAAGTTGAGCCAGGATATGTACCCATGCTGGTGCCCCCAGAGGGTACTGAAGCAGCCCTGGCTTTTCTCTACTCTGGAGATGCCCAGAAGCTGCTGGGTGCTAATTGCAGTGAGCACTATGAAGTCCAGGGGGCAGGAGCCAGTCTAGGGCTCCCCCCGATTCTAGGGAGGGCAGCGGGCACCCTTGCCCAGGCCACCAATTTCCTCAACATGCTACTACAAGCCAACGACATCCGCGAGTCCAGTGTGGAGGAGGATGTGGAGTGGTACCAGGCGCTAGTCCGCAGCGTGGCCGAGGGGGACCCAAGGGCATATCGGGCTTTGCTGACCTTTAACCCTCCACCAGGGGCCAGCCACCTGCAGCTGGCCCTGCAGGCCACCCGAATGGGGGAGGAGACCATCCTTCAGGACCTGTCTGGGAACAAGGCGCTGGAAGAGAGCCTGACTGGGGGCCTGGACCCTCCTGCCCTGCAGAAGCGGGTGCTGACCAATGACCTAGGGAGCCTCGGAAGCCCCAAGTGGCCACGGGGAGATGGCTATCTGGGGGACATGCAGCATGTGAAGCtgtcccctcccttcctggaatgcCAGGAGGGCCAGCTTCGTCCTGGCTGGCTTATCACACTTTCGGCCACCTTCTATGGACTCAAGCCGGACCTCAGTCCAGAGACCAG GGGGCAGGTACAGATGGACGTAGATCTTCAGAGTGTGGACATCAATCAGTGTGACAGTGGCCCAGGCTGGTACTCTAACACGCACCTGTGTGATCTCAACAGCACCCAG TGCATCCCTCTGGAGAGTCAGGGCTTTGTCCTCGGCCGCTACCTCTGCCGCTGCCGACCTGGCTTCTACGGGGCAAACCACTCTGGGG GGTTAGAGGAGAATGCCACTCAGCCTACTGGGCAATTTGGGTCCCCGCAAGGCAGCTCCAGGAGGCTGCTTCAGTGCCAGCCCTGTGCTGAGAGCTGCACCAGCTGCATGGATGCCACACCGTGCCTGGTGGAGGAAGCCCTGGCACTGCGGGCAGCAGTGTTGGCCTGCCAGGCGTGCTGCATGTCAGCTGTCTTCCTGAGCATGCTGCTGTCCTACCGCTGCCGCCAGAGCAAG AGGATCCGGGCGTCTGGCGTTGTCCTGCTGGAAACCATCCTTTTTGGATCCCTGCTACTTTACTTCCCA GTGTTCATCCTATATTTCAAGCCCAGTCTATTCCGCTGCATAGCTCTTCGCTGGGTCCGGCTGCTGGGTTTTGCCACTGTCTATGGCACCATTATACTCAAGCTTTATAG AGTGCTCCAGCTGTTTCTATCTCGAACGGCCCAGCGGGGCCCCCATGTCAGCAGTGGGCAGCTGCTTCGGCGTCTGGGGCTGCTCCTGCTGCTAGTACTGGGCTTCCTGGTTGTGTGGACAGTGGGGGTCCTGGAGCGAAATATCCTGAACATGCCCCTGGtgacccagggccacactcccaTGGGCCGCCACTTCTACCTGTGCCACCATGACCGCTGGGACTACATCATGGTTGTGG cGGAGATGCTGCTCCTGTGCTGGGGCAGCTTCCTCTGCCACGCCACCCGGGCTGTGCCCTCAGCCTTCCATGAGCCGCGCTACATGGGCTTCGCCCTGCACAACGAGCTGCTGCTCTCTGCTGCCTTCCACGCAGCCAG GTTTGTGCTGGTTCCCTCCCTGCACCCGGACTggaccctcctcctcttcttcttccacaCGCACAGCACAGTCACCGCCACCCTGGCTCTAATCTTCATCCCCAAG TTCTGGAAGCCGGGGGCTCCTCCCCGAGAGGAGATGGTGGAGGAGGTGTATGAGGACGAGCTGGACCTGCAGCGCTCAGGCTCCTACTTTGACAGCAGCACTGCCTCCGCTTGGAGCCAGCGCAGCCTGGACCCTGGAGACATCCGG GACGAGTTGAAGAAGCTCTATGCCCAGCTGGAGGTCCACAAGACCAAAGAAATGGCTGCTAACAACCCCCACCTGCCCAAGAAGCGTGGCGGCTCGCGCCAGGGCCTGGGCCGGTCCTTCATGAGGTACCTGGCCGAGTTCCCCGAGGCGCTGGCCCGGCAGCACTCCCGGGACCTGGGCTCCCCGGGCCGCAGCAGCCTGCCGGGCTCTTCCCGCCGCCGGCTTCTCAGCTCCAGCTCCCAGGCGCCCGAGGGGCCCCGCGCCCTGCGCAAGTCCCGCAGCACCTACGACCACAGCCACCGCCGGGAGCAGGACCCTCCTCTGCTGGACTCGCTGCTGAGGAGGAAGCTGGCCAGGCGGGCCTCCCGGGCAGAGAGCAGGGGGTCCGCGCGGGGGCCGCCGGCCCTGGGCGTCAAGTCGGCCAGCGCCCACAACCTGACGGTGGGGGAGACGCTCCCCAGAGCCCGGCCCGCCGCCCTGCAGAAGTCGCTCAGCGTCATGGCTGCCTCCAGCGAAAAGGCCCTGCTGGTGGCCAGCCAGGCCTACCTGGAGGAGACTTACCAGCAGGCAAAGGAgcgagaggagagaaggaaggcggAGGCGGCCTTGGCGAGCCCAGTTCGGAGGCTGTCGGCTAGGAGGCTGGAGCGCGCTAGAGGGGCCCCTCTGTCAGCCCCGCCGTCGCCTGCCAAGGACAGCAGCATGGACGGCTCCTGTTCCTCTGGGAAGCTGCAAGAGGAGGCTGCGAGGGGGCGTCCTCACCCACCCCTCCAGCACCAGGTCTCCACACCCGCCATGGCCCTGTCTGGCTCCTGCCTGGGAGAGCCGAGGATGCTGTCTCCCACTTCCACCTTGGCTCCAGCTCTGCTGCCAGCCCCAGGCCCGGTTCTAGCTCCATTCTCAGTTCCCTCCCCGAACCCCAGCTTACTCACCTTCATCTGCCCCTGGGAGAATGCAGATCTGCCAGTCAAGAAAGAAACTGTAGCTCAAGAAGGCCCCTCAGGGCCAGAGCAAGGCcaccactcccctgccccagctcGGGCCAGGCTCTGGAGGGCCCTGTCTGTTGCCATAGAGAAAAGGGGTGCTGGGGGGGACGGGATGGATGCTGATGATAGGCGTCTCCAGGGGGAAGCGGAGGAGGTGGATGAGGACAGGCCCAAGGTCTTCTCTAAATCCCACAGCCTCAGGAGCCCTGTTCATCAGGGTTCTGTGCGCAGCCTCGGCCTGGCTATCAAAGCTTTGACCCGGTCTCGgagcacacacacagaaaaggacGGCAGGGAGGGTAGCCCTGAGGGGGAGAAGGGCAGAGTttcaggagagggggtgggggcatgCCCCAGATCCCCCCGGCCAGGTGGGCGCAAGGTGGTGAGTAAGCAGGCCGCCCTAGCGCCCTGTGAAGATGAGGAGTCCCTCCAGAACCAGCAGAATGCTCACACCAGCAGAATGCTCAGTGTCGGTTACCAGGAGGGCAACAGGGAAcaagaagacagagggaggaggacaACCCAGGGCCAAGGGGAAGGGAATGATGAGCGAGCAGGTAAAACAGGGCCTGCCGCACGGAGGCAAGTCAGGCAGGGCACAGTCGGGGACAAAAATGCTGAGCAAGCAAAAGAAGCCCCTGCAGGAAAGCAGGACCTGCTCAAAGCTGACCTCCAGCCCCTCAGCAGTGCTGACTGCAGGGTGGCAGAGGTGTGCCCCTGGGAAGTCACCGAGTCAGAACCGTGTCTGCCTGCCAGCAGCAAGGCTGAAATCTGCCCTTGGGAGGTGAGTGAAGGAGGCCCTGCAAGGGGAATGTTAAGACAAGATCTGGATGGCTCCCAAGAAGAATCAGAGCCCAAAGATGGGGCTGCCATTGCTCGGAAAAAGCCAGAAAGGCTGGTCGGGGGGCAGGAGGCAGTGTGTCCCTGGGAGAATGCGGACCCCAGGGGTTTGTCCCCTCAGTCTGCCCCTCAGGACTCTGAGAGACCCAAGGGCAGGTCTGAGGTAGGGGGCAGTATGGAAGCTAGACAGGTGGAGAAGTGTCAGCAGAAAGTCACAGGCCCAGAGGCTGGTACACCTGACATCACCAAGGCAGAGCTCTGTCCCTGGGAGACaagtgaaggaggagagaaggagaaaccaCCTGACATCACCAAGGCAGAGCTCTGTCCCTGGGAGACAAGTGAAGGAGGAGAGAATGGGAAACCATCCcaagaaggggtgaagaagctcCCTCAGGAAAAGCAAAATGCCCCCCAGAAAGCAACCTGCCGGAAAGAGCAGAAACAGGACCGAGATGTGGCGTCTCTTTGTTCATGGGAGAGGACTGATTTCCGTGGCCCCTTAGCGATCTCTTCTGAGGCCCCAGGGACGCCGGAGTGTTCGGGAAGCCTTGTGGAGGTGTGTCCGTGGGAGGCAGCAGAGGCTCCTGCTATCAAGAAAGCAGAGATTTGTCCCTGGGAGCTGAGTGATGAGGCAGTGGGGAAGGAACTGCTGTGTCAGGGCCCGGGTGGACAATCTGTCCAAGAAGAGAGCCAGGCTTCCAGCAAAGGGCTCTTTGGAGAGACGGGCGAACAAACTGGGGAAGTAGTGCAGACCCCCAGTCCGCAGCAGGGGTTGGCGTGTCCCTGGGAAAACACAGCCCCTGGGCACTCCAGCCCATGTCTGGACAATTCCTCACCCAGAGCTGGTGGCCAGCTCCTCAGCAATGGAAGAAGCACAGCCATGCAGCTCTGTCCACAGGGAGACCCCAAAGGAGGAGAATCGCAGAAGAACAAGGAGAAAACGCCTGAAACACCAGGAATCAAAGATGTCACAGCATGGGAGAAGCCTGAGGGACGGCTCCAAAAGCAGGAAGCAATCTGTCCTTGGGAAGGCATGGACCCCGGCAGCTTCCCCCCACAACCAGGTCCTCAGGACACAGACAGACCCAGAGCCAGCTTGCAGGTGGCAGGCAGTGTGGGAAGCAAAACTGCCGCCATCTGTCcatgggacgtggaggactccCTGTCTGCTGAGAAGGCAGAGATCTGTCCCTGGGAAGTGAGTGCCGGAACAGGGGACGAACGAGTTTTGGGAGTTGAGGCCATCAGGACATTGCCAAACAGTACAGGAAAGGATTCTGCAGATTCTGGACCCAGTGAGATAGCCATTACTGCTCCAAAGAACCCGGAGAGGCCAGCCCAGGAGCGGGAGGTGGCCTGTCCGTGGGAGAGCGTGGCTCCAGGGGGCCCCTCTCAGCACTCAGACACTGTGGCTACTGGCGGACTAAACGCTGGACTCCAGGAACAGGGCCACGTGGGGTGCAGGCCGGCTGAGGTGTGTccctgggaggtggaggaagcaTCTGCCAGTGACAAAGTCAAGATCTGTCCCTGGGAGGTAAATGGAGCAACTGGGAAGGGACTGGAACAAGAGACAGCGAGTGGTTCAGCAGGGCCGAGGGAGGAAACTCCAGAAAGGGGGAGACTCGCCCCCCTGGAAGGAGACATATCAACAGCAGAGACAAAACTGAGCCAGGAGCGGGAAGCTCTTTGTCCTTGGGAGAAGAACTTGAGGGAACCCTGGACTGAGGCCCCCAAGGTCTCAGACTCGCCCAGCAGCATGAGTAGCAAAGTGTCAGAGGGACATTCCTTAGAAGGCAATGATGAGGTAGGAGAGAAAGGGGACCAGATACCAGACCCCGAAACAGGTTCCCTCCAAGAACACGTAACCCAAGAAAAAGCTCCATCTTCAAAAGCGGAAGTCACTGCTGAAGATGGGGGGAAAGCAGACAGTGAGCTACAACCTCTCTGTTCCGGGGAGGGCGCGGCAGTCTCTTCCTCCTACTCAGAAACTCAGTGCCCTGACCAACTGAAAGCTGGGTCTCAGAAACTGGTCAGAGTTGGGGACAGGTGCGCTGAGGTGTGCCCATGGGACACTCCTGCCCCTGATGCTCGTAAGCCTGACAGCAGCGCCAAAGCAGAGGTCTGTCCCTGGGGGGTGACTGAAGGAATCCCTGAAGGAATGTCCACACAGAATGGAAAAGGGGAacctgaggaggagaaggagagagcctCAGAAAAACCAGAGCCCGCAGCAGGGGCCGTTCAGGACAAGCCAGAGAGGGCAGGCGGGGTGCAGGAGGCTGTGTATCCCCGGGAGAGTCAGGACAGTGGAGGTCTGTCTCCACCACCAGCCCCACGGGCTTCAGACAGAAGCAGAGGCACTTCTGAGGCAGCAGGCAGTGTGGAGGCCAGGGCAGCAGAAGTGTGTCCGTGGGAAACGGTAGAGGCTCCCTCTGCCAAGAGAGCAGACGTCTGCCCATGGCAAATGagtaaagcagcagcagcagcagcacaggaGAGGGGCCCAGAAGAGGAAGTGGACAGagaaccccaaaggcaaggagagCTGTTCCTTCAAAAGGCAGAGTCTGGAAGGATTGCAGAACATATTTCAAAAGCAGCGGCAAAAGGCAGCAAAGAGCAGGAGACAGTCTGCCCCTGGGAAGGCACGGGTTCAGATGGACTTTCCCCCCAGCCAGATGCTCTGGACACTGACCAAGCCAAAGTCAGTCCCCATGGAGCAAGTAGTATCGGGGGCAGGATGGCAGAGCTGTGTCAGTGGGAAATCACAGATCCAGAAGGGAATAAAATAAAGGGCACCATGGCAGACATCTGTCCTTGGGAGGGAACTGGAGCCCCATCTGAGGAATCTGGCCTCCTGGCTTTAACAGCAACTCAGACAGAAATATTTTTCCCCAGAGCCCCTGAGAACCCACCACGCCTTTCGGTCCAGAGACCTCTGGGTGGCTCCCTTCCAGGAAGCAAAAGCCCCCGCCCCAAGGTGAGCGAGCCAGCCAGTTCTTTTACTGTGGAAGGTGTCAGAGAATTCCAAGGACCTTCAGGACTTGAGCCAAGGACCAGCTTAGCTGCAGGGCCAAGTCTCCAAGAAGCTGAGTCTCAGAATTCTTCTTCCCTAACTGAAGACCAAGGAGAAGTGGCTTCCACAGCTCCACATGAAGAACTCGCCCCTCCAACCGTTTATCCTTGGGACTGGGAGTAA
- the MRPL45 gene encoding large ribosomal subunit protein mL45 isoform X2 yields MAASMRRGLSCLSRELGLWSRQPVLVKQSIAVVPVRTKKRFTPPAYEPKYKSEKEFIEHARKAGVVIPPEHLERPISLACTAGIFDAYVPPEGDARVSSLSKEGLAQKTERLKKNVASQLSIRRIREFDANFKIKDFPEKAKDIFIEAHLCLNNSDHDRLHTLATENCFSTLAVYDRFGRLMYGQEDVPKDVLEYVVFEKQLTNPYGSWRMHGKIVPPWAPPKQPILKTVMIPGPQLKPWEDYEEPQGEAHKPLQA; encoded by the exons ATGGCTGCCTCCATGCGGCGGGGTTTGTCTTGCTTATCGAGGGAATTAGGATTGTGGTCCCGGCAG CCAGTCCTGGTGAAGCAGTCCATAGCTGTAGTTCCAGTGAGAACTAAAAAACGTTTCACACCACCTGCTTATGAACCCAAATACAAATCAGAAAAGGAGTTTATAGAACATGCCCGGAAAGCAGGTGTGGTCATTCCACCAGAACATTTGGAGCGTCCCATAAGTCTGGCTTGTACAG CTGGTATCTTTGACGCCTATGTTCCTCCAGAGGGTGATGCTCGGGTGTCTTCTCTTTCAAAGGAAGGACTAGCACAGAAAACTGAGCGATTGAAGAAGAATGTGGCATCACAATTGTC GATACGGAGGATAAGGGAATTTgatgctaattttaaaataaaggacttCCCTGAAAAAGCTAAGGATATCTTCATTGAAGCTCACCTTTGTCTAAACAA ctCAGACCATGACCGACTTCATACCTTGGCAACTGAAAACTGTTTTTCG ACCTTGGCAGTCTATGACCGGTTTGGCAGATTGATGTACGGACAAGAAGATGTGCCCAAGGATGTCCTGGAGTATGTTGTCTTTGAAAAGCAACTGACAAACCCCTATGGGAGCTGGAGAATGCACGGCAAGATCGTCCCTCCATGGGCACCTCCTAAGCAGCCCATTCTTAAG ACGGTGATGATCCCTGGCCCCCAGCTGAAACCCTGGGAAGACTATGAAGAGCCACAAGGAGAGGCCCATAAGCCTCTGCAAGCCTGA
- the MRPL45 gene encoding large ribosomal subunit protein mL45 isoform X1 — MAASMRRGLSCLSRELGLWSRQPVLVKQSIAVVPVRTKKRFTPPAYEPKYKSEKEFIEHARKAGVVIPPEHLERPISLACTAGIFDAYVPPEGDARVSSLSKEGLAQKTERLKKNVASQLSIRRIREFDANFKIKDFPEKAKDIFIEAHLCLNNSDHDRLHTLATENCFSEMVWDIQYKTVRWSFVESLEPPRVVQVRCSSMVNQGNIYGQITVRMHTRQTLAVYDRFGRLMYGQEDVPKDVLEYVVFEKQLTNPYGSWRMHGKIVPPWAPPKQPILKTVMIPGPQLKPWEDYEEPQGEAHKPLQA; from the exons ATGGCTGCCTCCATGCGGCGGGGTTTGTCTTGCTTATCGAGGGAATTAGGATTGTGGTCCCGGCAG CCAGTCCTGGTGAAGCAGTCCATAGCTGTAGTTCCAGTGAGAACTAAAAAACGTTTCACACCACCTGCTTATGAACCCAAATACAAATCAGAAAAGGAGTTTATAGAACATGCCCGGAAAGCAGGTGTGGTCATTCCACCAGAACATTTGGAGCGTCCCATAAGTCTGGCTTGTACAG CTGGTATCTTTGACGCCTATGTTCCTCCAGAGGGTGATGCTCGGGTGTCTTCTCTTTCAAAGGAAGGACTAGCACAGAAAACTGAGCGATTGAAGAAGAATGTGGCATCACAATTGTC GATACGGAGGATAAGGGAATTTgatgctaattttaaaataaaggacttCCCTGAAAAAGCTAAGGATATCTTCATTGAAGCTCACCTTTGTCTAAACAA ctCAGACCATGACCGACTTCATACCTTGGCAACTGAAAACTGTTTTTCG GAAATGGTCTGGGACATCCAATATAAGACTGTCCGCTGGAGCTTTGTGGAATCTTTAGAGCCACCCCGAGTGGTTCAGGTTCGCTGCTCGAGTATGGTGAACCAGGGCAACATATATGGCCAGATCACCGTCCGCATGCATACCCGGCAG ACCTTGGCAGTCTATGACCGGTTTGGCAGATTGATGTACGGACAAGAAGATGTGCCCAAGGATGTCCTGGAGTATGTTGTCTTTGAAAAGCAACTGACAAACCCCTATGGGAGCTGGAGAATGCACGGCAAGATCGTCCCTCCATGGGCACCTCCTAAGCAGCCCATTCTTAAG ACGGTGATGATCCCTGGCCCCCAGCTGAAACCCTGGGAAGACTATGAAGAGCCACAAGGAGAGGCCCATAAGCCTCTGCAAGCCTGA